The Aspergillus nidulans FGSC A4 chromosome VII nucleotide sequence GGAACTATTGCTACTTTTGGACCAGTGGATCGCAACGAGACCGCCAGCAGgacctcgctctctttctcaAGAATGCTAGGGCTGCACATGCAGCGTTGAACATCGTCCGCGCGCAATACTCTGACCTTGGCCGTTGTGCTCGGAACAGAGTATTCTTCTTTGGAAATCGGAGGAAGGGCAAAGTGTGAAGATGGGTGAGGTTTCCAGCCGAATTGAGCATAGAACCTTTTCCCGATATCAGAAAACAGAATACTGAACAGCGGTCTCTCACCGTGTTCGCCTTCCGGCTGCCATGCATCCATCTTGTTGCTCAATTCCTCCAACATCCTCTTTGCGTATCCTTTTCCTCTAAACTCTGGTCTGCAATAGACACTCCCAACGCCTTGCGCTGAAACCTCTTCTACCCTCCCTCCACGAGCCACGAGTGCCCTCTTCTTGTATGTTTCGCATGAGCTAAGTATGGTTCTGGCATTTTCAGGTTCTCGACGATCGACGAGAATCCAGCAGATCAATGCACCCTTAGTCAGTCGCTGTTGGAGCAGCGTGTCCTCTCGTGCGAGATACGACTCGAGATCCAAGGGACCCTTCCACTCCGTGCTGTTTAGCTTGATAGACTCGATGCGTTCTTTTGGAGTTGCCCGAACCAGTGTCAGCTCGGGAGAGTCCCCGTAGGGTAATTCGGTGTCGGCATAAGCGGCAATCATGTTCTCGGTCGAACTGTTGTGTCTCACCAGACTTTTCCGTGCGGAGGCCGGCGGCAAAGATAACGAAGAGATTTAAGGGGAATGATAGTGTTGTTATAGTGTTGTTTGTCAATAGCAACCGGAAGAGTTGTGCTACAGTACCGTGGGGCCCAAGCCATTGATATTTGTGGGCGAACTGTACGGTGTAAGAAGAAACAATGGAGCTTGCCCATCATTCTTGGAGTAGTTTCTGTTAGTCACTACCTCGTGGTTCCGATGGCAAGCGACGGCAAGCGGCTTCCGCGTGAGCTCCAGAGGTTGTACCTGCTTTTCTTGGCCAATCTCAGCTGACGTCAACCCTGGTATCTAGTTACTATTTAATTACTGGTTAAGTTACCTATTTCGATGGCGTTCGGTATCGCTTGCCAATCATGTACGAATAGCAATCATTGTCCAGGTAGGATAGTATTCCTCCGAGCGGTCTGAGGCTCATCTGGAC carries:
- a CDS encoding protein ngn1 (transcript_id=CADANIAT00008839), which encodes MIAAYADTELPYGDSPELTLVRATPKERIESIKLNSTEWKGPLDLESYLAREDTLLQQRLTKGALICWILVDRREPENARTILSSCETYKKRALVARGGRVEEVSAQGVGSVYCRPEFRGKGYAKRMLEELSNKMDAWQPEGEHGERPLFSILFSDIGKRFYAQFGWKPHPSSHFALPPISKEEYSVPSTTAKVRVLRADDVQRCMCSPSILEKESEVLLAVSLRSTGPKVAIVPDFDHYLWHWAREEFYSQKLFPGRDIPTAKGAGDDAAKVYCAWNRTFGNTPEENTLYILRWVYNEPSSEEETETTIKAMAAILRRAQLEAQEWNMAHVKFWNPTPLLERAVALLDPTAEIIHREKDSIAALRWSGNPEENVEWLLNEKYAWC